One window of the Cryptomeria japonica chromosome 7, Sugi_1.0, whole genome shotgun sequence genome contains the following:
- the LOC131028349 gene encoding lysM domain receptor-like kinase 3 encodes MHRVEKPKPKPKTAKSLGKSRFLEDDPTLRKSTDQIKILPEKPILYMFKEITEATIQFTNGRLGKSSVYKSNLRGKIVAITTRKLQAIGDFRSGLGRICNIHHFNLIKLLGGCCNGGRVILVYDYVQGSSLADCLRNSRMPGYTVLNTWISRMQIAIDVGKALEYMHHDTRLHYVHNYLKSSSIIITEPGYRAMMCHVGACYLTGEYEFEDNKKICDVSKDKSISAEITEEQGPNPCHQGRKMSKRAKSMRITGIMGYMSPEYVSSGIVSQKDDVFAFGVILLELLAGREPIKHMSNAKNELERVSLIETVNRILLSDEQAECIRRLRSWVDPRLKDSFPVECAERVVRLAAACVDSEPERRPDMRYVAWKISKEFIISKQWSDKLRYNKEFITTTLKAR; translated from the coding sequence ATGCACAGGGTTGAAAAGCCAAAGCCTAAGCCTAAAACTGCAAAATCCTTGGGGAAATCCAGATTCTTGGAAGATGACCCTACTCTCAGAAAAAGTACAGACCAGATCAAGATCCTCCCTGAAAAACCCATTCTTTATATGTTCAAGGAGATCACAGAGGCCACAATACAATTCACCAATGGAAGGCTTGGAAAATCCTCTGTTTATAAGTCCAACCTGAGGGGCAAAATAGTGGCTATCACAACGAGGAAGCTGCAAGCCATCGGGGATTTTAGGTCAGGACTTGGACGGATCTGTAATATCCATCATTTCAACCTAATAAAGCTATTGGGGGGCTGCTGTAATGGGGGTCGTGTTATTCTAGTCTATGACTATGTTCAGGGATCTAGTTTAGCAGACTGTCTTAGGAATAGCAGAATGCCTGGATACACAGTATTGAACACTTGGATCTCTAGAATGCAGATTGCAATTGATGTAGGAAAGGCCCTGGAATACATGCATCATGACACAAGACTGCACTATGTGCATAATTATCTAAAGTCAAGCAGCATTATAATCACAGAGCCTGGTTATAGGGCAATGATGTGCCATGTAGGTGCTTGTTATTTGACAGGTGAATATGAATTTGAGGACAACAAGAAGATCTGTGATGTATCAAAAGACAAATCAATATCTGCGGAAATCACAGAAGAACAAGGCCCAAACCCTTGTCATCAGGGCAGAAAAATGAGTAAGAGAGCCAAGAGCATGAGAATAACAGGAATAATGGGGTACATGTCTCCAGAATATGTTAGCAGTGGGATTGTTTCTCAGAAAGATGACGTTTTTGCTTTTGGGGTTATTCTGTTGGAGCTTCTGGCAGGGCGTGAGCCTATAAAACATATGAGTAATGCCAAGAATGAACTTGAGAGGGTTTCTTTAATAGAGACTGTGAATAGGATACTTCTTTCAGATGAACAGGCAGAATGTATACGGAGGTTAAGGTCTTGGGTGGATCCAAGGCTCAAGGATTCTTTTCCAGTGGAATGTGCAGAGAGAGTGGTAAGGCTTGCTGCTGCTTGTGTGGATTCTGAACCAGAGAGGAGACCTGATATGAGGTATGTTGCTTGGAAGATCTCCAAAGAATTTATAATTTCCAAACAATGGTCTGACAAATTACGGTATAACAAGGAATTTATAACTACCACACTTAAAGCAAGGTAA